From the genome of Streptomyces sp. V2I9:
GGCGGAGGTGGACATGCGGACGCTGCTGATCGTGGGGTCGTCGCAGACCCGGTGGGTGCGGCGGGGCGAGGACGGCGAGACCGTCGTGTGGACGCCGCGCCGTTACCCGGAGGCGTAGCGCCGGCGCACCCATCGGGCGGCCTCGTCGGGCGTACGGGCCACCGGCACCCCTTCCGGTACCGGTGGCCGCCGGACCACGACGACGGGAATCCCGGCTTCGCGGGCGGCGGTGAGCTTGGGGGCGGTGGCGTCCCCGCCGCTGTCCTTGGTGACGAGGACGTCGATCCGATGACGGCGGAGGATGTCCCGCTCGCCGTCCAGGGTGAACGGCCCCCGGTCGAGCAGGACCTCCGTCCGGGCCGGGCACGGCGGTTCGGGGGCGTCGACGGACCGCACGAGGAACCACAGGGGGTCCAGGTCCGCCCCCGCGAACGCGGCGAGCCCCATCCGTCCGGTGGTGAGGAAGACCCGCTCGCCGAGCGCGGGCAGCAGCCCGGCGGCCTCGG
Proteins encoded in this window:
- a CDS encoding cobalt-precorrin-6A reductase; its protein translation is MPVLPVHVLVLGGTTEARRLAEILAGDRSVRVTTSLAGRVAAPRLAPGDVRVGGFGGPEGLAAWMREHDVDVLIDATHPFAATMSRNAAEAAAHTHVPLLALRRPGWAARDGDRWHSAGSLAEAAGLLPALGERVFLTTGRMGLAAFAGADLDPLWFLVRSVDAPEPPCPARTEVLLDRGPFTLDGERDILRRHRIDVLVTKDSGGDATAPKLTAAREAGIPVVVVRRPPVPEGVPVARTPDEAARWVRRRYASG